One window of the Clostridium sp. MB40-C1 genome contains the following:
- a CDS encoding methyl-accepting chemotaxis protein: protein MSKNAKEKIWSFTKIKSIKVVIMISILPVVLISLLIMGIFSNYTSKKLITTEIENRMKHQLEETINLIEKDMERHAQIAVDLAKVAGASSSVLTKDAIIKAQEGVLSTNKDTLGVGVWFEPYKYRTDTKFFGPYVYKDKDVVKITEDYATEQYNYPSQDWYNMDKNSNNHVSWKEPYYDETLKMTMLTSAAPINDGNKNFLGVVTADMSLDTIQTNIKSIRVGQTGKAVLLGKDGTYLAGASDKSVMKVKITEDQNKSIAKLGENILKNKEGISSFDENGKNLVYYKQIPSLGWSIVLSIPEKELYAPVNKLLMNIVILSSITCILVIVAISIFGVYITKNVKEVNDLSYAIAEGDLTQTINLKSQNELGSMGNNLNRMNNNLKELIGKVTGSLEQVVATAEELTSSSEQTQQSAEQVSLAIQQVAVGSVEQVSITNDTTRIAEDIFTGMEHISNNIQTVTNTSLEAFKRAEKGNEVVYSAIKQINNISEKVSISSGAVLTLGEKSKEIGTIVSVITDIAGQTNLLALNAAIEAARAGEQGKGFVVVADQVKKLAEQSALAAGNISSLINEIQKEIINAINAMNNGNIAVEDGINMVNQAGKSFGEILEDINHVASQMQDVTAVTEEIGAGTHKMVAAIENVAKISTQSSEKAENVVAASEEQTALMKEVANAAENLTQMAVELQTLMSNFKL, encoded by the coding sequence ATGTCGAAAAACGCAAAAGAAAAAATTTGGAGTTTTACAAAAATAAAAAGTATTAAAGTAGTAATAATGATTTCTATTCTGCCAGTTGTTCTAATATCTTTACTGATTATGGGTATTTTTTCAAATTATACTTCTAAAAAACTTATAACTACAGAAATTGAAAATAGAATGAAACATCAGTTGGAAGAAACTATAAATCTTATAGAGAAAGATATGGAGAGACATGCACAAATAGCAGTTGATTTGGCTAAAGTTGCTGGAGCTAGTAGTTCGGTATTAACTAAGGATGCAATTATAAAAGCTCAAGAAGGAGTACTTTCTACTAATAAGGATACACTAGGAGTGGGGGTTTGGTTTGAACCCTATAAATACAGAACTGATACAAAATTTTTCGGACCTTATGTATACAAGGATAAAGATGTAGTGAAAATTACTGAAGATTACGCTACAGAACAGTATAATTATCCATCACAGGATTGGTATAATATGGATAAAAATAGTAATAACCATGTTTCATGGAAAGAACCTTACTATGATGAAACGTTAAAAATGACTATGTTAACATCTGCTGCACCAATAAATGATGGAAATAAAAATTTTCTGGGTGTAGTAACTGCTGATATGAGTTTAGACACTATACAAACAAATATTAAAAGTATTAGAGTAGGGCAGACAGGCAAAGCTGTGCTTTTAGGGAAAGATGGAACATATTTAGCGGGTGCTTCCGACAAATCAGTTATGAAGGTTAAGATTACAGAAGACCAAAATAAAAGTATAGCTAAACTAGGTGAAAATATTTTAAAAAATAAAGAAGGTATTTCCTCTTTTGATGAAAATGGTAAAAATCTTGTATATTATAAACAGATACCAAGTTTAGGGTGGAGTATAGTGCTATCAATTCCAGAAAAAGAACTTTATGCTCCAGTTAATAAGTTATTAATGAATATAGTTATATTAAGTTCAATTACTTGTATATTGGTGATAGTTGCAATTAGTATATTTGGGGTATATATTACTAAGAATGTTAAAGAAGTAAATGATCTTTCATATGCAATTGCAGAGGGAGATTTAACTCAGACAATAAATCTTAAAAGTCAAAATGAGTTAGGCTCAATGGGTAATAACTTAAATCGAATGAACAATAACTTAAAAGAATTGATTGGAAAAGTTACTGGAAGTTTAGAACAAGTTGTAGCAACGGCAGAAGAGCTTACATCAAGTTCTGAACAGACACAGCAATCTGCTGAACAGGTATCTTTAGCTATTCAGCAAGTAGCAGTTGGTAGTGTAGAGCAAGTTTCTATAACTAATGATACAACTAGAATAGCAGAAGATATATTTACAGGTATGGAACACATATCAAACAATATACAAACAGTAACAAATACTTCTTTAGAAGCATTTAAAAGGGCTGAAAAGGGTAATGAGGTAGTATATTCTGCTATTAAGCAAATTAATAATATTAGTGAGAAAGTATCTATATCATCAGGGGCAGTATTGACACTGGGGGAAAAATCAAAAGAAATTGGAACTATAGTATCGGTAATAACAGATATTGCTGGACAGACAAATTTATTAGCATTAAATGCGGCTATTGAAGCAGCGAGAGCTGGTGAACAAGGGAAAGGTTTTGTGGTTGTAGCTGATCAGGTTAAAAAGTTGGCAGAGCAATCCGCTTTGGCCGCGGGCAATATATCAAGTTTAATAAATGAAATACAAAAAGAGATAATAAATGCTATTAATGCTATGAATAATGGTAATATTGCAGTTGAAGATGGTATAAACATGGTGAATCAGGCTGGAAAATCTTTTGGAGAAATATTAGAGGATATAAATCATGTAGCTTCTCAAATGCAAGATGTAACAGCAGTAACAGAAGAAATTGGTGCAGGAACACATAAGATGGTAGCGGCTATTGAAAATGTAGCTAAGATTTCTACTCAGTCTTCAGAAAAAGCGGAAAATGTAGTGGCGGCTTCTGAAGAACAGACAGCATTAATGAAGGAAGTAGCTAATGCTGCTGAAAATTTAACTCAGATGGCTGTAGAGCTTCAAACTTTAATGAGCAACTTCAAATTATAG
- a CDS encoding DUF3343 domain-containing protein, which yields MLYQKRCVIIKKDEHYIIIFKSANESIALLNILRNKGYNIRIISAPCLITKGCARAIKFNYYDLDHIREEIKNSNINILGIYKKTYNGYKIDYTKIAP from the coding sequence ATGCTTTATCAAAAGAGGTGTGTTATCATAAAAAAAGATGAGCATTATATAATAATATTTAAATCTGCTAACGAAAGTATAGCTCTCCTTAATATACTGAGAAATAAAGGATATAATATAAGAATAATTTCAGCTCCTTGTCTAATCACAAAAGGATGTGCAAGAGCTATTAAATTTAATTATTATGATTTAGATCATATACGAGAAGAAATAAAGAATAGTAATATAAACATTTTAGGAATATACAAAAAAACTTATAATGGATACAAGATTGATTATACCAAGATTGCCCCATAA
- the pheS gene encoding phenylalanine--tRNA ligase subunit alpha: MREKLEVIKNSALEEIKKVSSKVEIESLRVKYLGKKGELTQILRGMGGLSAEERPIIGKMANEIRESLESFITSAAEEIKNKEKEIKLKSEIIDISMPGKKQTIGKKNPLQLTLDSICDIFISMGFSIEEGPEVEKDYYNFEALNIPKNHPARGEQDTFYINEDVVLRTQTSPIQIRTMENQKPPIKMIAPGKVYRSDAVDATHSPIFYQIEGLVIDKGITFADLKGTLEMFTKKMFGDGMNTKFRPHHFPFTEPSAEMDATCFVCGGEGCSVCKNSGWIELLGCGMVHPQVLRNCGIDPEEYSGFAFGFGLDRMVMQKYAIDDIRLLYESDMRFLNQF; the protein is encoded by the coding sequence ATGAGAGAAAAATTAGAAGTTATTAAAAACAGTGCTTTAGAAGAAATTAAAAAAGTTTCAAGTAAAGTTGAAATTGAATCACTAAGAGTTAAATACCTTGGTAAAAAGGGTGAGCTTACTCAAATATTAAGAGGTATGGGTGGATTATCAGCAGAAGAAAGACCTATTATAGGTAAAATGGCTAATGAAATAAGAGAAAGTCTAGAAAGTTTTATTACTTCAGCAGCAGAAGAAATTAAAAATAAAGAGAAAGAAATTAAATTAAAGAGTGAAATAATAGATATTTCTATGCCAGGAAAGAAGCAAACAATAGGTAAGAAAAATCCTCTTCAATTAACTTTAGATAGCATATGTGATATTTTCATATCTATGGGATTTTCTATAGAAGAAGGTCCTGAAGTCGAAAAAGATTATTACAATTTTGAGGCTTTAAATATACCTAAAAATCATCCAGCAAGAGGAGAGCAAGATACTTTTTACATAAATGAAGATGTAGTTTTAAGAACTCAAACATCTCCAATTCAAATAAGAACAATGGAAAATCAAAAACCTCCAATAAAAATGATTGCACCAGGTAAGGTTTATAGATCAGATGCAGTAGATGCTACTCACTCACCTATATTCTATCAAATTGAAGGCTTGGTTATAGATAAGGGAATAACTTTTGCAGATTTAAAAGGAACTCTTGAAATGTTCACTAAGAAAATGTTTGGAGATGGAATGAATACTAAATTTAGACCTCATCACTTCCCATTTACAGAACCGTCAGCAGAAATGGATGCTACATGTTTTGTATGTGGTGGAGAAGGATGTAGTGTTTGTAAAAATAGTGGCTGGATTGAACTTTTAGGATGTGGAATGGTTCACCCACAAGTTTTAAGAAATTGTGGTATAGATCCAGAAGAATACAGTGGATTTGCTTTTGGATTTGGGTTAGATAGAATGGTTATGCAAAAATACGCAATAGATGATATAAGATTGTTATACGAAAGTGATATGAGATTCTTAAATCAATTTTAA
- a CDS encoding RNA methyltransferase, with product MNIIESKQNSLIKEVKKLHKKKYRNEKNQFIVEGFRFVEEALKSSFNVPYIFVNENAMERYKSFKIEALINENTEVYSISDNLLKDICNTDTPQGILCVVDNESVEVKDAKGFYVLVDRIQDPGNMGTIIRTAHASGALGVIITKGTVDIYNDKTLRSTMGSIFNIPIIQDENLEIIKNLKAKGFRIVVSSLDTDKNFYDINLNQKIIIAVGNEGSGISEEIYSIGDEKVKIPMPGGAESLNAAVAAGIMIYEVVRQKITNSKW from the coding sequence TTGAATATAATTGAAAGCAAACAAAACTCGCTTATAAAAGAAGTAAAAAAATTACATAAAAAGAAATATAGAAATGAAAAAAATCAGTTCATAGTTGAGGGCTTCAGATTTGTAGAGGAGGCATTGAAGTCTTCTTTTAATGTTCCATATATATTTGTAAATGAAAATGCTATGGAAAGATACAAAAGTTTTAAAATAGAAGCTTTAATTAATGAAAATACTGAAGTATATTCTATTAGTGATAATTTATTAAAAGATATATGTAATACAGATACACCTCAAGGGATTTTATGTGTAGTTGATAATGAATCTGTAGAAGTTAAGGATGCCAAGGGGTTTTATGTATTAGTTGATAGGATACAAGATCCAGGAAATATGGGAACTATAATAAGAACTGCACATGCTTCAGGTGCCCTAGGAGTTATAATCACAAAAGGAACAGTTGACATATATAATGATAAAACATTAAGATCAACTATGGGATCTATATTTAATATTCCTATAATTCAGGATGAAAACTTAGAAATAATAAAGAATCTTAAGGCAAAAGGATTTAGAATTGTAGTGAGTTCTTTAGATACAGATAAAAATTTTTATGACATTAACTTAAATCAAAAAATTATTATTGCTGTAGGTAATGAGGGTAGTGGAATAAGTGAAGAAATATATTCCATTGGAGATGAAAAAGTTAAAATTCCTATGCCAGGAGGGGCTGAATCTTTAAATGCAGCTGTTGCAGCGGGAATCATGATTTATGAAGTAGTGAGACAAAAAATAACGAATAGTAAATGGTGA
- a CDS encoding TrkA family potassium uptake protein, translating to MKKRQFVVIGLGRFGSSIAKTLYSLGNDVLAIDADEDIVQGIADSVTHAVQADTTDENSLRTLGISNFDVAVVTIGSNVQASIMTALLVRELGVNYIVAKAHNELHAKVLKKIGVERVIFPERDMGVRVAHNLVSSNILDYIELSSSYSIAEIAAPEEWYGKTLKDVDMRAEYGINVMAIKKNDEVNIAPLADDVIQPGDIVVAIGGVEELNDLENEINK from the coding sequence ATGAAAAAAAGACAATTTGTAGTAATAGGTCTTGGAAGATTTGGAAGTTCTATAGCTAAAACATTATATTCATTAGGAAATGATGTTCTTGCAATAGATGCAGATGAAGATATAGTTCAAGGCATTGCAGACAGTGTAACTCACGCAGTACAAGCAGATACAACAGATGAAAATAGCTTAAGGACTCTTGGAATAAGTAATTTTGATGTGGCTGTAGTGACAATAGGTTCAAATGTTCAAGCTAGTATAATGACAGCACTTTTAGTAAGAGAGCTTGGAGTTAATTATATAGTAGCTAAAGCACATAATGAGTTACATGCAAAAGTTTTAAAGAAAATAGGAGTAGAAAGAGTAATATTCCCAGAAAGAGATATGGGAGTTAGAGTTGCTCATAACCTAGTTTCATCTAATATACTAGATTATATAGAATTATCTTCTAGTTATAGTATTGCCGAAATTGCAGCTCCAGAAGAGTGGTATGGAAAAACTCTAAAAGATGTAGATATGAGAGCAGAGTATGGAATAAATGTTATGGCAATTAAAAAGAATGATGAGGTTAATATTGCTCCTTTAGCTGATGACGTAATACAACCAGGTGATATTGTTGTTGCTATAGGCGGAGTAGAAGAATTAAATGATCTTGAAAATGAAATAAACAAATAA
- a CDS encoding aminotransferase class V-fold PLP-dependent enzyme has translation MIYLDNAATSFPKPQSVYDEILNCMKNYAANPGRSSHDMAIKAEMKIMETREEVSNLFNISNPLNIIFTSNATESLNIAIKGLDKKGSHFISTTIEHNSVLRPLNSISRKGGEVTLLGVNKEGYIDIKSLKKYIKKNTRAIIINHASNVLGTIQNIKEIGRITKEEGIIFIVDASQSAGVIPIDVVRDNIDMLAFPGHKGLFGPQGTGGLYIKEGIDIKGYTEGGTGSQSNLISQPKFLPDKFESGTRNTPGIVGLCEGVKFIRKVGINNIRKHENMLVEYLIEELEKIPQVIMYGGTNYKNRAAVVSINIEGVDSADVGCLLNEKEIAVRTGYHCAPLIHPIIGTVNKGTVRISPGYFNTIEDIDELIKTLIEIAKKDQI, from the coding sequence ATGATATATTTAGACAATGCAGCTACTAGTTTTCCTAAGCCTCAAAGTGTTTATGATGAAATATTAAACTGTATGAAAAATTATGCTGCAAATCCAGGAAGAAGTTCACATGATATGGCTATAAAAGCAGAAATGAAAATTATGGAGACAAGAGAAGAAGTAAGTAACCTATTTAATATTAGTAATCCTCTCAACATAATATTTACAAGTAATGCAACAGAATCTTTAAATATAGCAATAAAAGGGCTTGACAAGAAAGGTAGTCATTTTATAAGTACTACTATAGAGCATAATTCAGTACTAAGACCTTTAAATAGCATAAGTAGAAAAGGGGGGGAAGTTACTTTACTTGGAGTCAATAAGGAGGGGTATATTGACATAAAGTCTCTTAAAAAATATATAAAAAAGAACACAAGAGCTATAATAATAAATCATGCTTCTAATGTCTTAGGAACTATACAGAATATAAAAGAAATAGGGAGAATAACAAAAGAAGAAGGAATAATTTTTATTGTAGATGCTTCTCAAAGTGCGGGAGTTATTCCAATAGATGTAGTTCGTGATAATATTGATATGTTGGCTTTCCCAGGACATAAAGGATTATTTGGACCACAAGGGACAGGAGGACTGTATATTAAAGAAGGTATTGATATTAAAGGCTATACAGAGGGGGGAACAGGGAGTCAGTCTAACTTAATAAGCCAACCTAAGTTTTTACCAGATAAATTTGAAAGTGGAACAAGAAATACTCCAGGAATTGTGGGACTTTGTGAGGGCGTAAAATTTATAAGGAAAGTTGGCATAAATAATATACGAAAGCATGAAAATATGCTAGTGGAATATTTGATAGAAGAACTAGAAAAAATTCCACAAGTTATAATGTATGGAGGAACTAATTACAAAAACAGAGCTGCCGTAGTTTCTATTAATATTGAGGGTGTAGATAGTGCGGATGTAGGATGTTTATTAAATGAGAAAGAAATTGCAGTGAGAACTGGATACCATTGTGCACCTTTAATTCATCCTATTATCGGAACAGTAAATAAAGGTACTGTAAGGATAAGCCCAGGATATTTTAATACTATAGAGGATATAGATGAATTAATTAAAACTTTAATAGAAATAGCTAAAAAAGATCAAATATAG
- the zapA gene encoding cell division protein ZapA, with protein sequence MNKVTVKINGSEYNLKGDEKEEYLHKVAMYVDKKITDILKMNDKLSISDAAVLTAVNAIDELFKCAEEIEVVDKELEESKKEQRRLLSQVEDLKRHIKNLEEYNAELQSKLENSQDGEYLKQFEEENKRLNEEMDLIKDKTKQYIKDKNDLKSENKELKFQVQSAKYKIMDLQNRLIENQIDLVKMKKQENPLLNVK encoded by the coding sequence ATGAATAAAGTAACTGTAAAGATAAATGGTTCTGAATATAATTTAAAAGGTGATGAAAAAGAAGAATATTTACATAAAGTAGCAATGTATGTAGATAAGAAGATTACTGATATACTAAAGATGAACGATAAACTTAGTATATCAGATGCAGCTGTTCTCACAGCAGTTAATGCAATAGATGAGTTATTCAAGTGTGCAGAAGAGATTGAAGTTGTAGATAAAGAGTTAGAGGAATCTAAAAAAGAGCAAAGAAGGCTTTTATCTCAAGTAGAGGACTTGAAACGTCATATTAAAAATCTAGAAGAATATAATGCTGAACTTCAAAGCAAGCTTGAAAATAGTCAAGATGGTGAGTATTTAAAGCAGTTTGAAGAAGAGAACAAAAGGTTGAATGAAGAAATGGATCTTATAAAGGATAAAACAAAACAGTATATTAAAGATAAAAATGATTTGAAATCTGAAAATAAGGAGTTGAAATTTCAAGTTCAATCTGCTAAATATAAGATTATGGATTTGCAGAATAGGTTAATAGAAAATCAAATAGACCTAGTAAAGATGAAGAAACAGGAAAATCCATTATTGAATGTAAAATAA
- the pheT gene encoding phenylalanine--tRNA ligase subunit beta translates to MKVPVKWLKDYVDIDLSPQELGDALTLSGSKVEEVIVTGDIIQNVVTGKIIELEKHPDAEKLSVCQVDIAREEPIQIVTAATNMKKDDIVPVALHGSTLADGTKIKKGKLRGLVSNGMFCSEEELGIAGDEPIIGLMILSKETPIGKDIKEVLDLQKSIIDFEITSNRPDCLSVVGIARETAATLGKEYKMPETEYKASSSKNIGDIIKVEVKDALCRRYMSRGVTNVKIQPSPQWMQERLLEAGVRPINNIVDITNFVMIELGQPMHAFDKREITSGTIVVERAEESEKFTTLDGEERILDPSILNIKDGNRTIALAGIMGGLNSEVVEDTSEIVLECANFDGTNIRVSSKKLNLRTEASGKFEKDLDPNAVEIAMNRACRLIEELGAGEVMEGTIDVYPEKLEPHTVKVDSNWINKFLGINLSKEDMKMYLDRLDLKTDIEEDTLVVNVPTFRCDMNIKEDVAEEIARIYGYNNVPSTTPYSVTVRGGKSEKQILETKVIDTLIGSGLNQSIAYSFVSPKVFDKILLPQDSSLRKTVKIMNPLGEDYSIMRTTSIPSMMESLGRNYSRNNALVRLFEIGKVYIPNENEKELPEERNVVTIGMYGEADYLDLKGVVENILDSLGVKKVKFTRESENPTFHPGKTAALYIKNELVGTIGEIHPDVSEVYEVEERCYIAELNLDVLFKYANREKKYSHLPKFPAVTRDIAILVDENILVQEIEETINKQGGNILESVQLFDVYKGKQVPEGKKSIAYALVYRGENKTLTDKEVSKVHDKIVRALEFKLGAELR, encoded by the coding sequence ATGAAGGTACCAGTAAAATGGCTTAAAGATTATGTAGATATAGATTTATCACCACAAGAACTTGGAGATGCTTTAACTCTTTCAGGTTCAAAGGTGGAAGAAGTTATAGTAACAGGAGATATAATACAAAATGTTGTTACAGGAAAGATAATAGAACTTGAAAAACATCCTGATGCTGAAAAGTTGTCTGTATGTCAAGTTGATATAGCTAGAGAAGAGCCTATACAAATAGTTACAGCAGCAACAAATATGAAAAAAGATGATATAGTTCCAGTTGCACTTCATGGTTCAACTTTAGCTGATGGAACAAAAATAAAAAAAGGGAAATTAAGAGGATTGGTTTCTAATGGTATGTTCTGTTCTGAAGAAGAATTAGGAATAGCAGGAGATGAACCAATTATAGGACTTATGATCCTTTCAAAAGAAACTCCAATTGGTAAAGATATTAAGGAAGTTTTAGATCTTCAAAAATCTATTATAGATTTTGAAATAACATCTAATAGACCAGATTGTTTAAGTGTTGTTGGTATTGCAAGAGAAACAGCAGCAACTTTAGGTAAAGAGTACAAAATGCCAGAAACAGAATATAAAGCTTCATCTTCTAAAAATATAGGAGATATTATAAAAGTAGAAGTTAAAGACGCATTATGTAGAAGATATATGTCTCGTGGGGTTACTAATGTAAAAATACAACCATCTCCACAATGGATGCAAGAAAGACTTTTAGAAGCTGGAGTTAGACCTATAAATAATATAGTTGATATAACTAACTTTGTTATGATAGAACTTGGTCAGCCAATGCATGCTTTTGACAAAAGAGAAATAACTTCAGGTACTATAGTAGTAGAAAGAGCAGAGGAAAGCGAAAAATTTACTACTTTAGACGGAGAAGAAAGAATTTTAGATCCAAGTATCTTAAATATTAAAGATGGTAATAGAACTATAGCTCTTGCAGGAATAATGGGTGGGTTAAATTCTGAAGTTGTAGAAGATACTTCTGAAATTGTACTTGAATGTGCTAATTTTGATGGAACCAATATAAGAGTTTCTTCTAAAAAATTAAATTTAAGAACAGAAGCTTCAGGAAAATTTGAAAAAGATTTAGATCCTAATGCAGTAGAAATAGCTATGAATAGAGCTTGCAGATTAATTGAAGAATTAGGTGCAGGAGAAGTTATGGAAGGTACTATTGATGTATATCCAGAAAAATTAGAACCCCATACTGTGAAAGTTGATAGTAACTGGATTAATAAATTCTTAGGAATTAATCTTTCAAAAGAAGATATGAAAATGTATCTTGATAGACTTGATTTAAAAACAGACATAGAAGAAGATACATTAGTTGTAAATGTTCCTACTTTTAGATGTGATATGAACATTAAAGAAGATGTAGCAGAAGAAATTGCAAGAATATATGGATACAATAATGTTCCTTCAACTACTCCATATAGTGTAACTGTTAGAGGTGGAAAAAGTGAAAAACAAATTCTTGAAACAAAGGTTATTGATACTTTAATAGGAAGTGGATTAAATCAATCTATAGCTTATTCTTTTGTAAGTCCTAAAGTTTTTGATAAAATATTACTTCCACAAGATAGTTCTCTTAGAAAAACTGTAAAAATAATGAATCCTCTTGGAGAAGACTACAGCATAATGAGAACTACATCTATACCATCAATGATGGAATCTTTAGGAAGAAACTATTCTAGAAATAATGCTTTAGTTAGACTATTTGAAATAGGAAAAGTTTATATTCCAAATGAAAATGAAAAGGAACTTCCAGAAGAAAGAAATGTAGTAACTATTGGAATGTATGGAGAAGCTGATTACCTAGATTTAAAAGGAGTAGTTGAAAATATACTAGATTCTTTAGGAGTTAAAAAAGTTAAATTCACAAGAGAAAGTGAAAATCCTACTTTCCACCCAGGAAAAACAGCAGCACTATATATAAAAAATGAACTTGTAGGAACAATTGGAGAAATACATCCGGATGTATCTGAAGTTTATGAAGTAGAAGAAAGATGTTATATTGCAGAACTTAACTTAGATGTATTATTTAAGTATGCAAATAGAGAGAAGAAATATAGCCATCTTCCAAAATTTCCTGCTGTTACAAGGGATATTGCTATTTTGGTTGATGAAAATATATTAGTTCAAGAAATTGAAGAAACTATAAATAAACAAGGTGGAAATATCCTTGAGAGCGTTCAGTTATTTGATGTTTACAAAGGAAAGCAAGTACCAGAAGGTAAAAAGAGTATAGCTTATGCTTTAGTTTATAGAGGTGAGAATAAAACTTTGACAGATAAAGAAGTTAGTAAAGTACACGATAAAATTGTTAGAGCATTAGAATTTAAGCTTGGAGCAGAACTTAGATAA